A region from the Malus domestica chromosome 07, GDT2T_hap1 genome encodes:
- the LOC103439689 gene encoding gibberellin 20 oxidase 2 translates to MAVECMIKPSSLQTMTQPPSPKTQQTQQHKEDDQKPLVFDASVFRYQTEIPSQFIWPDHEKPCKNTPELQVALIDLGGFLSGDKEAVAKASQLVGEACQKHGFFLIVNHGVDNKLIADAHCYMDDFFGMPLSEKQRAERKAGESCGYASSFTGRFSSKLPWKETLSFSYSAEKGSTNFIQDYFCDKMGEEFKEFGRVYQDYCKAMSTLSIGIMELLGLSLGVDRAYFKEFFEDNNSIMRLNYYPPCQRPEQTLGTGPHCDPTSLTILHEDQVGGLEVFVDDQWHSVTPNLNAFVVNIGDTFMALSNGKYKSGLHRAVVNSETPRKSLAFFLCPRDDKVVKPPSGLVDTSSPRKYPDFTWSMLLEFTMKHYRADMKTLQVFSNWVQQKSNQKL, encoded by the exons ATGGCTGTTGAGTGCATGATCAAACCCAGCAGCTTGCAAACCATGACACAACCTCCCTCCCCAAAAACCCAGCAAACCCAGCAGCACAAAGAGGATGACCAAAAGCCATTGGTTTTTGATGCCTCAGTTTTCAGGTATCAAACTGAAATTCCGAGTCAGTTCATCTGGCCCGATCACGAAAAGCCTTGCAAAAACACTCCCGAGCTCCAAGTCGCACTCATAGACTTGGGAGGCTTTCTCTCCGGTGACAAAGAAGCCGTCGCGAAAGCCTCTCAACTTGTAGGAGaggcatgccagaagcatggaTTTTTCCTCATCGTGAATCATGGCGTCGACAATAAGCTCATCGCGGACGCTCACTGCTACATGGATGACTTTTTTGGAATGCCACTCTCCGAGAAACAGAGAGCTGAAAGGAAAGCAGGGGAGAGCTGTGGCTATGCCAGCAGCTTCACTGGCAGATTCTCCTCAAAACTCCCGTGGAAAGAGACTCTTTCTTTCAGCTACTCCGCCGAAAAAGGCTCAACAAATTTTATCCAAGATTATTTTTGCGACAAAATGGGGGAAGAATTCAAGGAATTCGG GAGGGTTTACCAAGATTATTGCAAGGCTATGAGCACACTTTCTATTGGGATCATGGAACTTCTGGGACTGAGCCTTGGAGTGGACAGAGCTTACTTCAAGGAGTTTTTCGAAGACAACAATTCGATAATGAGGCTTAACTACTACCCACCATGCCAGAGACCTGAGCAGACTTTAGGCACTGGCCCTCATTGTGATCCAACttctttgaccattcttcacGAAGACCAAGTTGGAGGCCTTGAAGTCTTTGTTGATGATCAATGGCACTCCGTTACCCCTAATTTAAATGCCTTTGTCGTCAACATTGGTGACACCTTCATG GCACTTTCAAATGGGAAGTACAAAAGCGGGCTGCACAGGGCGGTGGTGAATAGTGAAACACCAAGGAAGTCTCTTGCATTCTTCTTGTGTCCGAGAGACGATAAAGTTGTGAAGCCACCGAGCGGGTTGGTGGATACTTCGAGTCCGAGAAAATACCCAGATTTCACATGGTCGATGCTGTTGGAGTTCACAATGAAGCATTACAGAGCCGACATGAAAACCCTGCAGGTCTTTTCAAACTGGGTTCAACAGAAAAGCAACCAAAAACTGTGA